A genomic region of Fusarium oxysporum Fo47 chromosome VI, complete sequence contains the following coding sequences:
- a CDS encoding RmlC-like cupin domain-containing protein, with the protein MFRVSSLIAIFVATISILIIIYPSNYFTHIQQLTTNIFTNKTTTITSTTQSQMNAAKNMSKSLRHAKITPHRSSSRGHSDHGWLNTYHSFSFADWYDPRFSHFGSLRVLNEDRVKANSGFPTHPHRDFEIFSYILSGELTHRDSMLTKGKEGGQSDKFYRMHRGDVQFTTGGTGIAHSEFNEHKSDTVHFLQIWAIPWKRGLTPRYHTRHFSDESKRQDFVKILSPLKGGEEATVQQEKDAEPVIPGTIPIHADFVMAAGIIEPSKKFEWTVGGGATEQTKRKVYVHVPMTKGGKAKIRLDGREDSEIHEGDGAFIDGVNAGDKLAVESIGEAEAEVVVLDTA; encoded by the coding sequence ATGTTTCGCGTCAGTTCCTTGATTGCGATTTTCGTCGCTACAAtttccatcctcatcatcatctatCCAAGCAACTACTTCACTCACATTCAACAACTTACAACAAACATTTTCACAAACAAAACTACAACAATTACCTCAACTACTCAGAGTCAAATGAACGCCGCAAAGAACATGTCCAAGTCTCTCCGTCACGCAAAGATCACTCCTCATCgctccagcagcagaggTCATAGTGATCATGGCTGGTTGAACACTTACCATAGTTTTTCTTTCGCCGACTGGTATGATCCGAGGTTCAGTCACTTTGGTTCTCTTCGCGTCCTCAATGAGGACCGAGTAAAGGCCAACTCGGGTTTCCCTACTCACCCTCACCGGGACTTTGAGATCTTTAGCTACATCCTTTCAGGAGAGCTCACACACCGAGACTCAATGCTCACCAAGGGCAAGGAGGGAGGACAGTCTGACAAGTTCTACCGCATGCACCGTGGAGATGTCCAGTTCACCACTGGTGGAACTGGCATTGCCCACTCGGAATTCAACGAACACAAGTCAGACACAGTCCACTTTCTTCAGATCTGGGCCATCCCCTGGAAGCGTGGTCTTACCCCCCGATACCACACCCGTCACTTCAGCGATGAGTCCAAGAGACAAGACTTTGTCAAGATCCTGAGCCCTCTCAAAGGAGGCGAGGAAGCTACAGTCCAACAGGAGAAGGACGCTGAGCCTGTCATCCCCGGCACCATCCCCATCCACGCCGACTTTGTCATGGCCGCCGGTATCATCGAGCCAAGCAAGAAGTTTGAGTGGACCGTCGGTGGAGGCGCTACTGAGCAAACGAAGAGAAAGGTCTATGTGCATGTGCCCATGACCAAGGGAGGAAAGGCCAAGATCCGCCTGGATGGCCGGGAGGATTCCGAGATTCACGAGGGTGATGGTGCCTTCATTGATGGTGTCAATGCCGGTGACAAGCTCGCCGTTGAGAGCATTGGtgaggccgaggccgaggttgTCGTTCTTGATACTGCTTAA
- a CDS encoding ATPase, V1/A1 complex, subunit E, translated as MSQHALSDQQVNNELSKMTAFIKQEAMEKAREIEIKANEEFEIEKSKLVRQETDAIDSQYEKKFKQATMSQQITRSTVANKTRLKVLGARQELLDNIFEEAQKKLAEGAKDKGKYQKALKGLLLEGFYALNEPELQVRARKKDYDVVKKAIEEAAKEFKKELGKDITAKIQEDDPLPEGIAGGVVVISGNGKIDIDNTFEARLRLLEESAAPAVREALFGKNPNRKFFD; from the exons ATGTCGCAACACGCCTTGTCCGACCAGCAG GTCAACAATGAGCTCAGCAAGATGACGGCGTTCATCAAGCAAGAGGCCATGGAGAAGGCCCGCGAGatcgagatcaaggccaatgAGGAGTTCGAGATCGAGAAGTCCAAGCTCGTCCGCCAGGAGACAGACGCCATCGATAGCCAGTAcgagaagaagttcaagcAGGCCACCATGTCCCAGCAGATCACCCGCTCAACCGTTGCCAACAAGACGCGACTCAAGGTCCTCGGCGCCCGCCAGGAGCTGCTCGACAACATATTCGAGGAGgcccagaagaagctcgcTGAGGGTGCCAAGGATAAGGGCAAGTACCAAAAGGCCCTCAAGGGTCTCCTGCTCGAGGGTTTCTACGCTCTGAACGAGCCTGAGCTCCAGGTCCGCGCGCGCAAGAAGGATTACgatgttgtcaagaaggccatcgaggaggctgccaaggagttcaagaaggagcttggAAAAGATATTACGGCAAAGATTCAAGAGGACGATCCTCTCCCCGAGGGAAT TGCTGGCGGTGTGGTTGTTATCAGTGGAAATGGAAAGATTGACATCGATAACACTTTTGAGGCGAGATTGCGACTCTTGGAAGAGTCTGCTGCTCCTGCAGTACGAGAGGCTCTATTCGGCAAGAATCCTAACCGCAAGTTCTTCGACTAA
- a CDS encoding uncharacterized protein (of unknown function-domain containing protein): MNFQNFNFDFVEAPRQGPPKRQTPGQQSIDDDDQSSQPILHPYYDLRQRVGRNSTNPSASPPGALFFAPSPPSLPPSKVTASTAEIYGPERLFGSDLPGGFAAPTPPTQTHHTAPPVAPPAAPTAPTAPTPGSVRFDEAQLAMFAAENAARMASIKDELTIAAGKVTPGVDDTPYIQYALEALTRNHGGPSAAHFPSGSSNDYEEDYPQPRRYADEEMARGYPQLTQPEPAYVEDRLPEPIETQAPRYEMPDTSAHPAPNARHHNEPVAHHNAPAVPQSPTPSDHSEPDQFAQREKARPRSIPIDRAHPPLVFKPAILRPVFMCIFALLCLLMIAALIFCAVYSQKDGGFTPYPGSIYSGQYFLFRILPQIFAGIILIYAQSIVTASMRTIPFTAMADAEPRERYLALFRRLRPLTFLIPSFTGPWQFQFFSVCTWLANFTIPLMSTAFSCIFKDQGWVWAAVQGIAWTLVALYILMLAATIALTMFWRNRWTGLLWDIRSVGHLLPLLSQSNTTSSYNSPEVIQRSSVLQDQLRQRVLDRLGYWQMDGQQGGVWYGIGSVGDGGHTDYKTYDLVLKKPEISPTSSLDDLEAEVRHYRYTPIALRTSVILGSVIFMTLLILAIVLVSFLPQTRLDQGYFPQVPARPGGGAFSAANFLYAFIPSLLGMIMFLLFQSLDDALRIHQPWADMSKSSGEIASKSILADYAACYPFQCTWKALRNGHWRVAVTSFMATIFIFIPILAGGLFMALTNFRGQVKMFPNMPVFGVLLAFLFLYLGCLSLMLPGRQALRIPHPADTLAEIISLSAARETVSDPAFLAVRDTADLKSRLGLDRSDPREQSMWYFGVSRDERYESVRPMKRFTEKRMRSHRST, translated from the exons ATGAACTTCCAAAACTTCAACTTCGACTTTGTGGAAGCACCTC GTCAAGGTCCTCCAAAGAGGCAGACTCCTGGTCAACAGTCAattgacgacgacgatcAATCATCTCAACCAATTCTTCACCCATATTATGATCTTAGACAGCGTGTAGGACGAAACTCTACCAATCCGTCAGCATCACCGCCTGGTGCTCTATTCTTTGCTCCATCACCTCCTTCTCTGCCACCATCAAAGGTCACAGCCTCGACAGCTGAGATCTACGGCCCCGAACGATTATTCGGTTCTGATCTTCCTGGAGGGTTTGCGGCACCTACACCACCAACGCAGACGCATCACACTGCACCGCCTGTCGCTCCTCCAGCTGCTCCAACTGCACCTACAGCTCCTACACCTGGGTCTGTTCGATTCGACGAGGCTCAATTAGCCATGTTCGCCGCCGAGAACGCAGCTCGCATGGCGAGTATCAAGGACGAGTTGACAATAGCCGCTGGCAAGGTCACTCCCGGCGTTGACGATACACCATATATTCAATACGCTCTCGAGGCTCTCACGAGAAATCACGGCGGTCCTTCTGCTGCGCATTTCCCTTCCGGATCTTCGAATGACTATGAGGAGGACTACCCACAACCAAGACGGTACgccgatgaggagatggcgAGGGGATACCCTCAATTGACACAACCGGAGCCCGCTTACGTTGAAGATCGTTTACCAGAACCGATCGAGACGCAAGCTCCTCGCTACGAGATGCCCGATACCTCCGCGCACCCTGCGCCAAATGCTCGGCATCACAACGAGCCCGTTGCTCATCACAATGCACCAGCCGTTCCTCAGTCACCAACTCCTTCAGATCACTCTGAGCCTGACCAGTTCGCTCAGAGGGAGAAGGCTCGCCCTCGATCCATCCCCATTGACCGAGCGCATCCTCCTCTCGTCTTCAAGCCTGCCATTCTTCGACCAGTCTTTATGTGCATCTTTGCCTTGTTGTGTTTACTCATGATAGCCGCCCTCATCTTCTGCGCTGTCTACTCACAAAAAGATGGTGGTTTCACTCCATATCCTGGAAGTATCTACAGCGGTCAATACTTTTTGTTCAGAATCTTGCCTCAAATATTCGCAGGAATCATCTTAATCTACGCCCAATCTATCGTCACTGCTTCAATGCGAACTATACCATTCACCGCCatggctgatgctgagccCCGAGAACGATATCTCGCACTCTTCCGACGATTGCGTCCTCTCACATTTCTCATTCCATCGTTCACAGGACCCTGGCAATTCCAGTTCTTCAGCGTGTGCACATGGCTCGCTAATTTCACGATCCCTCTAATGAGCACAGCCTTCTCATGCATCTTCAAGGACCAGGGTTGGGTATGGGCTGCAGTTCAGGGTATTGCTTGGACACTTGTCGCGCTCTACATCTTGATGCTGGCAGCCACCATCGCTTTGACGATGTTCTGGCGCAATCGGTGGACGGGGCTCTTGTGGGATATTCGATCTGTGGGACATCTTCTCCCCCTGTTAAGTCAAAGCAACACTACCAGTAGCTACAACAGCCCGGAGGTTATCCAGCGCAGCTCTGTATTGCAGGACCAACTTCGACAGCGTGTTCTTGACCGACTCGGATACTGGCAGATGGATGGCCAGCAAGGTGGCGTGTGGTACGGCATCGGATCTGTTGGTGACGGTGGTCACACTGATTACAAAACCTACGACCTCGTCCTCAAGAAGCCCGAAATCTCACCTACGTCTTCTCTCGATGaccttgaggctgaggttcGCCACTATAGGTACACGCCTATCGCCTTGCGCACTTCCGTAATTCTGGGCTCAGTCATCTTCATGACCCTCCTTATCCTCGCAATTGTTCTCGTCTCCTTCTTGCCCCAGACTCGACTGGACCAGGGATACTTCCCTCAAGTCCCTGCCCGACCTGGGGGCGGAGCTTTCTCTGCGGCCAACTTCCTCTACGCTTTCATCCCCTCTCTACTGGGCATGATTATGTTCTTGCTCTTCCAAAGCCTCGACGACGCTCTCCGCATCCACCAGCCCTGGGCAGACATGTCCAAGTCTTCTGGTGAGATTGCGTCCAAGTCCATCCTCGCCGATTACGCTGCTTGCTACCCCTTCCAGTGTACATGGAAAGCTCTCCGTAACGGCCACTGGCGTGTTGCTGTGACCTCTTTCATGGCCacaatcttcatcttcatccccATCCTCGCAGGTGGCCTCTTCATGGCCCTGACCAACTTCCGTGGTCAGGTCAAGATGTTCCCCAACATGCCCGTCTTCGGCGTTCTCCtcgcctttctcttcctctacCTCGGCTGCCTCTCTCTGATGCTGCCCGGCCGTCAGGCCCTCCGCATCCCTCATCCTGCCGACACTCTCGCCGAGATCATTTCTCTCAGCGCAGCTCGGGAGACCGTTTCAGACCCTGCTTTCTTGGCCGTTAGGGACACTGCAGACCTCAAGTCTCGGCTGGGTCTTGATCGCTCTGATCCTCGTGAGCAGTCAATGTGGTACTTTGGCGTTTCCCGGGACGAGCGCTACGAGAGTGTCCGCCCTATGAAACGATTTACCGAAAAAAGAATGAGATCTCATAGATCTACTTGA
- a CDS encoding glycoside hydrolase superfamily, giving the protein MSSISLPGGSGLSLGLNGYWGQLGSDSLKSYCDSAPEYVTLSFVNQAPEHTESGYPGTNFAGHCAAGVFSNKHGVASSLLSECHTIKEGIPYCQERGVKVLLSIGGVYNEAGSNYKVTTDDKGVDFADFLYKAFGPYDQSWDGPRPFDSDDGTTRPAIDGFDFDIEHDLPNGPYIAMINELRRLNSDVIITGAPQCPTSDQYFYMKDMINQAKFDALFIQFYNNPGCDAIPDPSVSWDRFNYDDWEGIVEDSECSQNAKLYVGLPASEAAAPGGGYLEPEAMKDLVCALKDKTHFAGISLWDLTRGAGNNIDGKNYNEHVMDALKYGCDPVPVTTTTALTTTSEATSTAESTTAADTTTADVSTTTGVTTTSDASSTGASSTETATTSGSTTADTTTASGVSSTEDSTASSATSAATDVTSTQATSVTSDASSATETTDSSATNVSGSVTDTTASETSATATDSSADATETSATGSVLSTGTSSATADVTATSDSSATTDDAATSTTDATLESNTITGTAKTTDSAQETESATAETTFSTFKGWNTTYDAPSYTQKYGNPTTLIPSGTATVTKGSPVYTKYPDNTYAVSMTTSTVCTTRVHTAVDGYVVTETIPLYTTVCPVTGKAKPTNYAVPSQYETKTVYTTSIHTVTKCPPEVVDCPYGSVTTETIPVYTTVCPVTEKSKPAPTDAPYNHEIKTLYTSQVNTISHCAPGTPNCVVGAVTTEIASWTTVTVPAQQTQPIKIYKPVPEMPEIATKEAHYNGTVYTSVFVPPVTLKTAAKPGVFEQAKPTHQQSSGAAAPTGGYTSVPVSAPTYAPAPITPATAGASSLVVGLTAAAGIVLFQLLAL; this is encoded by the exons ATGTCTTCTATCTCTCTTCCGGGTGGTTCTGGTCTCTCCCTGGGACTCAATGGATATTGG GGCCAACTTGGATCCGATTCACTCAAGTCCTACTGTGACTCCGCCCCAGAGTACGTTACTCTGTCTTTTGTGAACCAGGCTCCCGAACATACAGAGTCAGGCTATCCTGGTACCAACTTTGCCGGACACTGTGCGGCTGGTGTCTTCAGTAACAAACACGGAGTTGCCTCATCACTCCTCAGTGAATGCCACACTATCAAGGAGGGCATTCCATACTGCCAGGAGCGCGGAGTCAAGGTTCTTCTGAGCATCGGTGGAGTCTACAACGAAGCTGGAAGCAACTACAAGGTGACCACTGATGACAAGGGCGTTGATTTTGCCGACTTTCTGTACAAGGCATTCGGTCCTTATGATCAAAGCTGGGATGGTCCTCGTCCTTTCGACAGTGACGATGGTACAACCCGTCCTGCTATCGATGGTTTCGACTTTGACATCGAGCATGACCTCC CCAACGGCCCTTATATCGCTATGATCAACGAGCTTCGCCGATTGAACAGCGATGTTATAATTACCGGCGCACCCCAGTGCCCTACCAGCGACCAATACTTCTACATGAAAGACATGATCAACCAGGCCAAGTTCGacgccctcttcatccaGTTCTACAACAACCCTGGCTGTGATGCTATCCCCGACCCCTCCGTTTCATGGGATAGATTCAATTACGATGACTGGGAGGGCATTGTTGAAGACAGTGAATGTAGTCAGAACGCCAAGCTCTATGTTGGTCTTCCTGCTAGCGAGGCTGCTGCCCCAGGCGGAGGTTATCTTGAGCCGGAAGCCATGAAGGATCTCGTCTGTGctctcaaggacaagacTCACTTTGCTGGTATCTCTCTCTGGGACCTGACTCGTGGTGCTGGAAACAATATTGACGGCAAGAACTATAATGAGCATGTCATGGATGCCCTGAAGTATGGTTGTGACCCTGTTCCTGTTACAACCACCACTGCCTTGACAACTACCTCTGAGGCTACTTCTACTGCCGAATCTACTACAGCAGCTGACACAACTACTGCCGATGTCTCTACTACAACTGGTGTAACGACCACTTCTGatgcttcttcaactggcGCTTCTTCCACGGAAACTGCCACAACTAGTGGGTCGACAACAGCTGATACTACCACAGCCTCTGGTGTTTCTTCCACTGAGGATTCTACAGCCAGTTCTGCTACCTCCGCAGCTACTGATGTCACATCAACACAGGCTACCTCTGTTACATCTGATGCTTCTTCAGCAACCGAGACAACCGATAGTTCTGCCACAAATGTTTCTGGTTCTGTCACTGACACTACCGCTTCTGAAACATCTGCAACAGCCACTGATTCTTCAGCTGACGCTACTGAGACCTCCGCAACTGGCAGTGTCTTGAGTACCGGTACTTCATCTGCCACAGCCGATGTCACAGCTACTAGTGACTCTTCTGCCACCACTGACGATGCCGCTACCTCGACCACTGATGCCACTCTCGAGAGTAACACAATCACCGGAACTGCCAAGACAACGGATTCTGCCCAGGAAACTGAGTCTGCCACTGCCGAGACTACTTTCAGCACCTTCAAGGGCTGGAACACCACCTACGATGCTCCCTCTTATACTCAGAAGTATGGCAACCCCACGACCCTTATCCCCTCTGGCACTGCAACTGTTACTAAGGGATCGCCTGTTTACACCAAGTACCCTGACAACACTTATGCTGTCAGCATGACCACCAGCACTGTCTGCACAACCCGAGTCCACACTGCGGTGGATGGTTACGTGGTCACCGAGACCATCCCTCTGTACACCACAGTCTGCCCCGTTACTGGTAAGGCCAAGCCTACCAACTACGCTGTGCCCTCTCAGTACGAGACCAAGACTGTCTACACCACAAGTATCCATACCGTCACCAAGTGTCCTCCTGAAGTCGTTGACTGCCCCTATGGATCTGTTACCACTGAGACCATCCCTGTCTACACTACGGTCTGCCCTGTGACAGAGAAGAGCAAGCCTGCTCCCACTGATGCCCCCTACAACCATGAAATCAAAACTCTCTACACAAGCCAggtcaacaccatcagccaCTGTGCTCCTGGTACTCCCAACTGTGTCGTCGGCGCCGTCACCACGGAGATTGCTTCATGGACCACAGTTACTGTGCCTGCGCAGCAGACTCAGCCCATCAAGATCTACAAGCCTGTGCCTGAGATGCCCGAGATCGCCACTAAGGAGGCTCACTACAACGGAACAGTCTACACCAGTGTTTTCGTTCCTCCTGTTACGCTCAAG